The Streptomyces sp. NBC_01463 DNA window CTCCAGCTGGACCCCGCACGGCGCCCGCCTGCACCCCGCCAAACTGGTCACGGGCCTCGCCGACACCGTGGAGGCGCTCGGCGTCACCATCCACGAGTCGACGCCCGTCACCGAGATCAAGCCCAAGCACGCCATCACGCCGTACGGCACGGTCCGCGCCCCCTACATCCTGCGCTGCACCGAGGGTTTCACCGCGAACCTCAAGGGCCAGAAGCGCACCTGGCTCCCGATGAACTCCTCGATGATCGTCACCGAGCCCCTCCCCGCCGCCGTCTGGGACACCATCGGCTGGGACGGCCGCGAGACCCTCGGCGACATGGCCCACGCCTACATGTACGCCCAGCGCACCGCCGACGACCGCATCGCGCTCGGCGGCCGCGGCTTCCCGTACCGCTACGGCTCGGCCACCGACAACGACGGACGCACCCGGCCGGCCACCATCGAGGCCCTGCGCGAACTCCTGATCCGCCTCTTCCCCACCACCGCCGGCACCCCGATAGCCCACGCCTGGTCCGGCGTCCTCGGCGTCCCCCGCGACTGGTGCGCCACCGTCACCCTCGACCGCTCCACCGGCCTCGGCTGGGCCGGCGGCTACGTCGGCTCCGGCGTCGCCACCACCAACCTCGCCGCCCGCACCCTGCGCGACCTCATCCAGCAGGACTCCGGCCAGTCCGGCCCCACCGACCTGACCACCCTCCCCTGGGTCAACCACCGCGTCCGCCGCTGGGAACCCGAACCCCTCCGCTGGCTCGGCGTCCACGGCATGTACGCCGCCTACCGCACCGCCGACCGCCGCGAACTCACCTCACCGCGCCCCGGCACGGACCCGATCGCGAAGTTCGCGGACCGGCTGTCGGGGCGGGGCTGAGCGTCCGGCGAAATCGAGGAACAGCACCGAACACCTGGCACAGGCGTCCCTCTCCTGACGAGGTGCCCCGAACCGAAGGAAGCCGTCATGCGGCTGACGGAACGCCGGCTGACACTGCGCTACCTGGAACGCCAGTTGCTGCTCGCCCGCTCCCCGATGGGGAGCGGGCAGGCGGTGCGGCTGCTGCTCGGACTCCAGGCCCAGTACTCGCCCTCGCCCTATCTCGCCCTGCTGGCACGGCTGGACGGAGCCTCCACCACCGGACTGGAGGACTGTCTGCGCGATGCGACGGTGGTGAAGTCCACCCTCATGCGCGGCACCCTGCATCTCGTGGCGGGGGCGGACTATCCGGTCTGGGGCGAGATCTGGCGCGAGCAGGCGACCGAGCACTGGAGCCGCCGCTGTCCGGGCCTGGACGAGAAGACCGCGGCCGCGGTCGCCGAGTTCACCCGCGAGCCGCGTGAGCGCGAAGAACTGCGCGCCTTCATGGGCGAGTTGACGGGTGACGCGGTGACGCCCCGCGAACTGCTCCATGTCGCCCGCGCCCTGGTGCCGCTGGTGCAACCGCCGCCGTCCGGCTTCTGGCGACACCACGGCAAGGCGAGTCTGCAGTGCCACCGGGAACCGCCGGAGCTCGTCGGCCCGGCGGCGATGGGCCGCTGGCTGCGCGCCTACCTGACCGCGTACGGACCCGCCGGACTGCGCGACGCGGCGAAGTTCGCGGGCCTGACCGTGGGACGGGTCCGGGCGGGTCTGCCGTACGCGGACCCGGTGGAGCGGCTGGAGGGGCCCGACGGCCGGGACCTGCTGGACGTGCCGGATGCCATGGACCCGGACGAAGGGGTCCGGGTGCCGTTCCGGCTGCTGCCCAAATGGGACTCGGCGCTGCTCGCCCACACCGACCGCGGCCGGATCATGGACCCGGAGGTCCAGCGCCGCGTCGTCAACCGGTCCAACGGTGACGTGGCGGCCACCTACCTGGTCGACGGCCGGGTGGCCGGCACCTGGTCGGCCGGCGAGAAGGGGTCGGCCGCCCGGCTCGTTCTCACCCCGCTGGTCCGCGCGGAGCTTCCGGACGACGCCGAGCCCGAGGGCGTACGACTGCTCCGCTTCCTCCATCCCCGGGCCGCCCGGCACAGCGTCGAGGCCGCCCCGTTCGACGGAGACCCG harbors:
- a CDS encoding FAD-binding oxidoreductase — encoded protein: MSTVSTVNGGISFWYANQGTPAPREPLPGDSNADVCIVGGGYTGLWTAYYLKKAVPFLNITVLEAKFCGYGASGRNGGWLYNGIAGRDRYAKLHGHDAAVRLQQAMNDTVTEVIDVAAEEKIDADIHRGGVLEVAYTPAQLARLKDFHSVEIAFGESDRTLHGARETAERVRVTGAVGSSWTPHGARLHPAKLVTGLADTVEALGVTIHESTPVTEIKPKHAITPYGTVRAPYILRCTEGFTANLKGQKRTWLPMNSSMIVTEPLPAAVWDTIGWDGRETLGDMAHAYMYAQRTADDRIALGGRGFPYRYGSATDNDGRTRPATIEALRELLIRLFPTTAGTPIAHAWSGVLGVPRDWCATVTLDRSTGLGWAGGYVGSGVATTNLAARTLRDLIQQDSGQSGPTDLTTLPWVNHRVRRWEPEPLRWLGVHGMYAAYRTADRRELTSPRPGTDPIAKFADRLSGRG
- a CDS encoding winged helix DNA-binding domain-containing protein, with the translated sequence MRLTERRLTLRYLERQLLLARSPMGSGQAVRLLLGLQAQYSPSPYLALLARLDGASTTGLEDCLRDATVVKSTLMRGTLHLVAGADYPVWGEIWREQATEHWSRRCPGLDEKTAAAVAEFTREPREREELRAFMGELTGDAVTPRELLHVARALVPLVQPPPSGFWRHHGKASLQCHREPPELVGPAAMGRWLRAYLTAYGPAGLRDAAKFAGLTVGRVRAGLPYADPVERLEGPDGRDLLDVPDAMDPDEGVRVPFRLLPKWDSALLAHTDRGRIMDPEVQRRVVNRSNGDVAATYLVDGRVAGTWSAGEKGSAARLVLTPLVRAELPDDAEPEGVRLLRFLHPRAARHSVEAAPFDGDPLP